The Sporomusaceae bacterium genomic sequence TGGCGCCTGTCAAAGTACTCGGCCAGACCCCGTAAAGGAGCTTGCTATGGAGGTTTATACCCGGCTGACCGATATCCGCGGACGGTTCGTAAATTCGGCCGTAGCGCTGGGCACCTTCGACGGCGTCCACGTCGGCCATCAGCATATCATCCGCACGGCGGCCGCCTGCGCCCGTAAAGCCGGCGGCGCCAGCATCGTTTTCACCTTCAACAATCACCCCCTGTCGGTCATCGACCCTGATCGCAGCCCGCCGCTGCTCATAACCGCCGCCTACCGCGAGGAGCTGATCGCCGCCCTCGGCGCTGACGTGCTACTGTCGGTTTCCTTCGACCGCGCGTTGCTCGAACTGCCGCCCGCCGCTTTCATCGACCTGCTGGTGGACAACCTCCGCCCGTCATGCGTCGTCGTCGGCCCCAATTACTCCTTTGGGCACCGGGGCGCGGGCACGCCGGAGATGCTGGCCCTCGCCGGCCGCGAACGCGGCTTCGAGGTGCTCGTGCCGCCGGCCGTGGAGCTGGGCGGCACGATCGTGAGCAGCACGCTCATCCGCCAACTCATCCTCGCCGGCGATGTCGCCGAGGCTGCGCCGCTGCTGGGGCGCCCATTCCGCGTCAGCGGCACGGTGAACAGGGGAGAGGGGCGAGGCCGCACTCTCGGCTTTCCGACCGCCAACATCACCGCCGCCGCCGGGCAGATCGTGCCGGCCGACGGCGTTTACGCCACCGATGTGTACGTCGACGGCGCCAGCTACAGCGGTGTGGCCAATATCGGCGCAAACCCCACCTTCAGAGGCAAAGCCCGCCATATCGAGGTCCATCTGCTCGGCTTTACCGGCAATCTGTACGGCCGGACGATCGCGGTCGATTTCCTCGCCAAGCTGC encodes the following:
- a CDS encoding bifunctional riboflavin kinase/FAD synthetase; this translates as MEVYTRLTDIRGRFVNSAVALGTFDGVHVGHQHIIRTAAACARKAGGASIVFTFNNHPLSVIDPDRSPPLLITAAYREELIAALGADVLLSVSFDRALLELPPAAFIDLLVDNLRPSCVVVGPNYSFGHRGAGTPEMLALAGRERGFEVLVPPAVELGGTIVSSTLIRQLILAGDVAEAAPLLGRPFRVSGTVNRGEGRGRTLGFPTANITAAAGQIVPADGVYATDVYVDGASYSGVANIGANPTFRGKARHIEVHLLGFTGNLYGRTIAVDFLAKLRDERTFAGAEELKAQIARDIAAAGQYFK